The Maylandia zebra isolate NMK-2024a linkage group LG7, Mzebra_GT3a, whole genome shotgun sequence genome contains a region encoding:
- the LOC101474154 gene encoding alpha-mannosidase 2 encodes MKRSRMLAVLVGGIFCVAVMSLYRMLDLMQGSESKRYGEPPGGQVDEDLAHLQQKIDGLERLLSDNNRLVAMLRDTLLQSKASAWKRANNSIDSALGRRGEALPGCRLAKEMKDGVDGVQLLDVYDLLPFDNPDGGPWKQGFEITYKGDEWSEQPLELFLIPHSHNDPGWIKTFDAYYHDQTRHILDNMVVKLSEDSRRKLIWAEISYFSKWWNDIDDQKRAAVKRLVEAGQLELVTGGWVMPDEANSHYFAMLDQLMEGHQWLQKHLGVKPRSGWAIDPFGHSPSMAYLLKGAGLHNMLIQRVHYSIKKHFAQQQTLEFLWRQSWDTTSRSDITCHMMPFYSYDVPHTCGPNPAVCCQFDFQRLPGRRTFCPWKIPPKPITDQNVHERALLLLDQYRQKSRLFRSSVLLVPLGDDFRYVESSEWDVQFNNYQKLFDYFNQHPELHIKARFGTLSDYFQALHRRLSTTRTTLPKLRGDFFSYADRDDHYWTGYFTSRPFYKRLDRKLEATLRATEILFSLTLAEMRRSHSDGRLAENFPAREYFQWLTTGRRNLALFQHHDAVAGTEREHVVVDYGTRLFQSILNLHQVLQSSAHWLLLLDKSQYHHDQSKPFLQMDEVISAQDALPQKTTLSLSYEPRSLIIFNPTEQLRTSVISVVVDSPDAQVIDAETGRQMSTQISAVWAEPSRPSTDTFQLSFVAELPPLSLVVYHVTKASSGSTPRVRYTVHRRGNPLDIHTEHFQVSSLQGSEADAPLSLSNKHVQIWSSPETGLLEKLRLQSGLVRKIQVQFLWYGTRTGSRDKSGAYLFLPADEGAQLYISSEPPLVRISRGPIFSDITSHFPHFTHTVRLFHLDGHAGKSLEISNLVDIRSQVNRELVMKIVSDVASGNRFYSDLNGFQMQQRRTLAKLPLQANFYPMTSAVFLQDSTSRLSLLSAQSQGVASLKPGELELVLDRRLQQDDNRGLGQGVTDNKLTASLYHLLLEDRGGGAKEVGGASVDHLSLLAHLASLSLCHPPMTMVATSNSQLLKLRPFQPLHSSLPCDIHLLNLRTLEDTQEADTPSQETALFLHRKGFDCSTAPEPAPQCTWSEHEEVNLDDLFSPLQFQSVRRSGLTLLRADDEPESAQQRHPPRIAQLRPMEISAFRVQMD; translated from the exons ATGAAGAGGAGTCGGATGTTGGCGGTTCTGGTGGGCGGAATCTTCTGCGTGGCTGTGATGTCACTGTACCGCATGCTGGACCTCATGCAGGGGTCAGAGTCTAAGCGATATGGGGAGCCACCTGGTGGACAGGTGGATGAG GATTTGGCCCACCTCCAGCAGAAGATTGACGGGTTGGAGCGTCTCCTTAGCGACAACAACCGATTGGTTGCCATGCTCCGTGACACTCTGCTCCAAAGCAAAGCATCAGCGTGGAAAAGAGCCAACAACAGTATAGACTCCGCCCTCGGCAGGAGGGGTGAGGCTCTTCCTGGCTGCCGATTGGCTAAAGAGATGAAGGATGGAGTGGACGGAGTTCAG CTGCTGGATGTTTATGACCTCCTGCCCTTCGATAACCCCGATGGCGGTCCCTGGAAGCAGGGCTTTGAGATCACTTACAAGGGCGACGAGTGGTCGGAGCAACCTCTGGAGCTCTTCCTGATTCCACATTCACACAACGACCCTG GCTGGATAAAGACGTTCGACGCGTACTACCACGACCAGACGAGACACATCCTCGACAACATGGTGGTCAAACTGAGCGAGGACAGCAG GAGGAAGTTAATCTGGGCTGAAATCAGTTATTTCTccaagtggtggaacgacatCGACGACCAGAAGAGAGCAGCAGTCAAACG CCTGGTGGAGGCGGGGCAGTTGGAGCTGGTAACGGGCGGCTGGGTGATGCCCGATGAGGCAAACTCTCATTACTTCGCTATGCTGGATCAGCTGATGGAGGGACACCAGTGGCTGCAGAAACACCTGG GTGTGAAGCCGAGGAGCGGCTGGGCCATCGACCCATTTGGCCACTCCCCCTCTATGGCGTACCTGCTGAAGGGGGCGGGGCTTCACAACATGCTCATCCAGAGAGTTCACTACTCTATCAAGAAGCACTTTGCCCAGCAACAGACCCTCGAGTTTCTATGGCGACAAAGCTGGG ACACCACCTCCCGTAGTGACATCACATGTCACATGATGCCCTTCTACAGCTATGATGTGCCGCACACGTGCGGTCCAAACCCAGCGGTCTGCTGTCAGTTTGACTTCCAGCGGTTGCCTGGGAGACGGACCTTCTGTCCATGGAAGATCCCACCAAAGCCAATCACAGACCAGAATGTCCATGAGAG GGCACTCCTCCTGCTGGATCAATACCGTCAGAAGTCGCGACTCTTTCGCTCATCTGTCCTTCTTGTTCCTCTTGGCGATGACTTTCGATACGTTGAGTCAAGCGAGTGGGACGTTCAGTTCAACAACTACCAGAAACTCTTTGATTACTTCAACCAGCACCCAGAGCTCCACATCAAG GCTCGTTTCGGGACGCTTTCTGATTACTTCCAGGCTCTTCATCGGCGTCTGAGCACCACGAGAACGACTCTGCCAAAGCTCCGAGGAGACTTCTTCTCGTATGCCGACCGAGACGATCACTACTGGACCGGGTACTTCACATCCCGGCCATTTTACAAACGCCTCGACAGGAAGCTGGAGGCCACGCTGAG AGCAACAGAAATCCTCTTCAGCCTGACACTGGCTGAGATGCGTCGTTCCCATAGCGATGGTCGTCTGGCTGAAAATTTTCCAGCACGTGAGTACTTCCAGTGGCTGACAACGGGGAGGCGGAACCTGGCGCTCTTCCAACACCATGACGCCGTCGCTGGCACCGAACGGGAGCATGTGGTGGTTGACTATGGTACCAG gtTATTCCAGTCGATCCTGAATCTACACCAGGTGTTGCAGAGCTCCGCTCATTGGCTGCTCCTATTGGACAAGAGCCAATATCACCACGACCAATCAAAGCCCTTCTTACAAATG GACGAAGTGATCTCGGCGCAGGACGCTCTGCCTCAGAAGACCACGCTCTCACTCAGTTATGAGCCGAG GTCATTGATCATCTTTAACCCCACCGAGCAGCTCCGTACCTCTGTCATCAGCGTCGTCGTTGACTCTCCGGACGCACAGGTTATTGACGCTGAAACGGGCCGACAAATGTCCACTCAGATCTCTGCGGTGTGGGCGGAGCCAAGCCGGCCATCCACAGACACTTTCCAG CTCTCCTTCGTGGCTGAACTTCCTCCTCTGTCACTCGTCGTGTACCATGTGACCAAAGCATCCTCTGGCTCCACCCCTCGGGTCCGCTACACAGTCCATCGTCGTGGCAACCCGCTAGATATCCACACCGAGCACTTCCAGGTGTCCAGCCTTCAAGGATCTGAGGCAGACGCACCCCTGTCACTTAGCAACAAACACGTCCAGATATGGAGCTCACCTGAAacgggcctgctggag AAGCTCCGCCTGCAGTCTGGTCTAGTCCGTAAGATCCAGGTTCAGTTCCTGTGGTACGGAACCAGAACCGGATCCCGGGACAAGAGCGGGGCCTACCTGTTCCTGCCCGCGGATGAGGGGGCTCAG CTCTATATATCCTCTGAACCTCCATTGGTCCGCATCTCCAGAGGTCCCATCTTCTCTGACATCACTTCCCATTTCCCACACTTTACACACACAGTGCGACTCTTCCACCTGGATG ggcatgctgggaaatcCCTGGAGATTTCAAACTTGGTGGACATTCGGTCTCAGGTCAATCGTGAGCTCGTCATGAAGATTGTTAGTGACGTTGCCAGTGGCAACCGCTTCTACTCTGACCTCAACGGTTTCCAG ATGCAGCAGCGTCGAACGCTGGCGAAGCTCCCCCTGCAGGCTAACTTCTACCCGATGACATCAGCGGTATTCCTGCAGGACTCGACGAGTCGCCTGTCGCTGCTGTCGGCTCAGAGTCAGGGTGTCGCGTCACTCAAACCAG GTGAACTGGAGCTGGTGTTGGACCGGCGCCTGCAACAGGACGATAACCGCGGCCTTGGGCAGGGTGTCACCGACAACAAGCTGACAGCGAGCCTGTACCACTTGCTGCTGGAGGACCGTGGGGGCGGGGCTAAG GAAGTGGGAGGAGCCTCAGTTGATCACCTGTCGCTGCTTGCCCACCtggcctccctctccctctgccACCCGCCCATGACCATGGTTGCTACCAGCAACAGCCAGCTGCTAAAGCTCCGCCCTTTCCAGCCACTCCACTCGTCGCTGCCGTGCGACATCCACCTGCTGAACCTGAGGACGCTGGAGGACACGCAG GAAGCAGATACACCATCACAGGAAACCGCCCTGTTCCTCCACAGGAAGGGGTTTGACTGTAGCACCGCCCCCGAGCCGGCGCCTCAGTGCACGTGGAGCGAGCATGAAGAG GTGAACCTGGACGACCTTTTCTCTCCGCTTCAGTTCCAATCAGTCCGTCGGTCGGGTCTCACGCTGCTGCGAGCTGACGACGAGCCAGAGTCTGCCCAACAACGGCATCCGCCGCGCATCGCACAGCTGCGGCCAATGGAAATCAGCGCTTTCCGCGTACAAATGGACTGA